GGGAAATTTAGAATTACTGACAAATAAACCAGATTGCTTTAAAAAGGTAAAGAAATTTTGGGCGATGGGTAATGATTGCAAAATTGCCCACTGTTGAAACCATTGTTTTAATTGTTCTTGTTCTAATGGTTGAATGACTATTTGTTGTAACTGCAATAATATATCAGAGTCAATTTCTTCTAAAGTATTTTTGCGACTAGTCAATATAATTTTATGTTTAGCTTCAGATTGAAATTCAATTAGCTGCTGGAGAAAAATTGCCTTTGCCCTTGTGCCTAAACTAGAAGCAGGTAATTCATCCAAACCATCTAAAAGTAACAAACATCGCGAATGTTCTTGATCAAACCAATCACTTAAATTAACCTGAGTATTCAAAATAAACCCAGAATTAAGAGTTTCTGCTAAAGTTTTGCCATACTTAATATCCCGCAATCTAATAATTACTGGCATCCAAACAGGATAAAGTTTTCGTGCTACTTCTGCTGCCCAAATTTGGCAAAAACTGGTTTTACCATATCCTGGTTCTGATGTAATGACAGCGATTGTTTCGCTATCTGCTAACTGTTCTTGCACCCATTTTTTTAAATCAACAGATACCGATGGAGAATTACTTTTGTCTGAGACTAAACCCTTGAGAGGAATATAAATATCTTTGAGTGCAAAAGATTCTATAAATAAAGGTGTACTCAGATTTTGGAGCAGAATCCCCCGATAATTTTCTCGACATAAATCAATTTTGTCTCCTACAGTCGAATTAGTAGAGGTTCCCAAAGTACCTAGTTCTGAGGTGGAAATATTTCTAGTAGAACCTAACTGGAAAAATTTTTGTAATTGTGCCAGTTGCGGTGCATTTTCAGCCACAACTTTGAGTAAATATCCACTTAGGGAATGAGTTAAACGCTGCGTTAACAATTTTGCTTCTAAATCTTCAGCACCATTGGCAATTAACCAAGCTACAGTAGCATTATTCATTTGTTGTACTAATAATGAATCTGCCACTACAGATAGTGCTTGTTCAGCTTGAGTATCAGTTAATTTACCTGGACTTAGAGTTTTCAAAAGTCCTTGGAGTTGAACATCTTGTAAACTGAGTTTGCCAATCAACTCTTTCAATATTTCCGCGGGAGTTGGAATCATGGCTCGATTCAGCCAAGGTTTTTGCAGGCTGACTTCTTGTTGAATCACCTGTTGTAAAGCTTGGAGATAGGCAATTTGAAACGCCAACCATGTACCTTCGTTACGTTTTAAGGCTTTTTTTTCACTGAGACTACGCAATAGGCTTTCTGTTAATCGGGCGATGACATGAATATCTTCCCAAACAGACCCCAAAGGCAGTTCTAACACCTCAACTAAAGTACAGACATCAAGCGGTGCAAGGCTTTTGAGTTCCATGTCTTGGACAATTCGGTAGGCGACTCCCGCCAATTGACCAAGGGAAAATGCTCTAATTTGGTGGATTTCAATCTGGCGTTCTGCCAACCATTGCCGAATACTGAGGTTCATCTAATTACACAATTAAGACTCCGCCTATGTAATTATGATTCATTTATGGGTGGACGAAAACAGGTGACAATGAGTAGGAATATCCTTAGTGTCTCAGGTAATGATGAGCGATCGCCCTCTCAAAATATTACTAATTGACCAAGATCCTATTTTTCGCTTGGGACTGCGGATAGCTTTAGAAGAAATGGCTGATTGGCAAGTTGTAGCAGAAGTAGAAACCGATACGGCTGCTTTGCAAAGACTAGCAGAATTTGCTCATCAAGACCCCAACCAAGTAAATCTAGTAGTTTTGGAATTGGGCAACGGTCGTTCTCTTGATAGTCAGTTACAAAGTTTACAATTGTGTCGTCTGCTCAAAAGTACATATCCCACTTTGCCAATTTTACTGCTGAGTTCTGTCCAAAACCCAGAAATACTGACTGCGGCTAAGGTAGCTGGGATCAATGGCTATCTCCCTAAAGGTACTCCCATATCTCAAATAATTGCCGTCATAGCAGAAGTAGCAACAGGTGATTCCTATTGGGTATTAAATCCCAATCCTTCTCCAGTTAATATTTCTCCACCGCCTCAGATGCCTTTATTACGGCTATGGCATAATCAGTGTTTATTGGGAATTAATTATATTAATGATTCCTTAGCAAAAGTTACATTACAATTACAAACCCCAGGTTTACCAATACTAGAACGGGCTGTACTGGCTGGACAACGGCGAGAACTTTTAGCGGCTCATTGGTTACTCAATAAATTTTTAAGTTCATCCCAACAAAGGCAACAATTAACTTCCTCTCCTGAAGAATTGCCATTTATTCCTTTATCTAGTAGTGCTATTGTCACAACAGATGTGGAACAACCACTAACTTTGCTACCAGATATTAACCCAATTAACTTACAATTTGAATTATTTTCTACTTGTATCAATAAGCTACAATCGCCCTTAGAAAACGTTGCGGATGTTCCTTTAGAAATTGATATTTTATATGAAGCGAAAAAACGTGATTTACTTTATTTAATATTACAAAAATTAGCTACACAGTTAGATAGTTTACGTGCGGCTCAAATTACAATTGAGCAGTTAGAAGGATACAAAAACACTATATTATTTGATGTTTGGCAAGCTACAGTTACAGATTTTTTCGGTAAATTTTCCCAAGTTCAAGTCGGGAAGCAAAGTATTGCAGTGGTAAATGTATTGTTGCAAAATCCTAGAGTTATTCAAACAGAAATATTAAATAAAATTCCTTTTGTATTAGAGTTATTTTCTTATTTACTGTTTCAGACAGATTTATATATTGATAATCATGCTTATTTAGCTGATAGTGATGATGCTAAATCTCAGGCATTGATCATTTTAGAGAATTTGTTGATTCAGGTTGGTAATGGGGTATTACAACCACTGTTAAATTATTTAGCA
This window of the Nostoc sp. HK-01 genome carries:
- a CDS encoding response regulator receiver domain protein, with the protein product MSDRPLKILLIDQDPIFRLGLRIALEEMADWQVVAEVETDTAALQRLAEFAHQDPNQVNLVVLELGNGRSLDSQLQSLQLCRLLKSTYPTLPILLLSSVQNPEILTAAKVAGINGYLPKGTPISQIIAVIAEVATGDSYWVLNPNPSPVNISPPPQMPLLRLWHNQCLLGINYINDSLAKVTLQLQTPGLPILERAVLAGQRRELLAAHWLLNKFLSSSQQRQQLTSSPEELPFIPLSSSAIVTTDVEQPLTLLPDINPINLQFELFSTCINKLQSPLENVADVPLEIDILYEAKKRDLLYLILQKLATQLDSLRAAQITIEQLEGYKNTILFDVWQATVTDFFGKFSQVQVGKQSIAVVNVLLQNPRVIQTEILNKIPFVLELFSYLLFQTDLYIDNHAYLADSDDAKSQALIILENLLIQVGNGVLQPLLNYLADVEAIKKNFYTRKLISTREIERFRNELSWKYRLNNYVNEAKAIFESRYELFVLAPRGIAKTSIYAPRNAELAKLSGVPLLVTLGLEFWDAIAPRLQSLLSFLGSGIVFVLTQIIGRGLGLIGRGILQGIGSVSFQDKNFNRNSERPK